Genomic window (Rossellomorea aquimaris):
AGAAGAAGCAGAACCTCTTAACGGAAGTATGGCCTCCAATATGGAGGAAGTCATTAAGCTAGGGAAGCAGATGGAAAAATTACGTTCCAGTGGTGAATTAAAGATTCACAATCGAGTATCAGACCCGGCTCAATATGAAGAAGAAGCTTAATCAGGTGATTCTGCCTGGTTATTTTTTTTGAGGAAATCGGTTATTCAAGGACACCTCCATAACCTGTCAGAAAAATAGGCTAGTCCAACCTTAAAAGAACGTTTAATTGTCGAAATTATTTGTAAATTTATTAATACTTCTGCATAGGATAGAGTAATCCCCGTTTCACTTCATGGGATACATGCAATTTAGACAGTCAACATAGTGTATGCAGGAGAATGAAGAAATGTGAAAAAACTTTAAGGAGGGGAATAATTTGAGTCAAATGGATAATCATCAGTTTGTCATTTCCAAGGAAGATTGGGCCCTCCACCGCAAAGGTCACGATGATCAACAAAGACATCAAGAGAAAGTACAGGATGCGATTCGAAACAATTTACCTGATTTGATTACGGAAGAAAACATTGTCATGTCCAATGGTCGAGACGTCGTCAAGATCCCGATTCGTTCTTTAGATGAATATAAAATTCGTTATAACTATGATAAGAATAAACATGTCGGGCAAGGTGACGGTGAGAGTCAGGTAGGAGACGTCATTGCAAGAGACGGCTCACCTCAGCAGCAGGGTCCTGGAAAAGGTCAAGGGGCCGGAGATAAAGCCGGTGAAGATTACTATGAAGCAGAAGTGTCGATGCTGGAGATTGAAGAAGCCTTATTTAGCCAATTGGAACTACCGAACCTAAAGAAGAAGGAGCAAGATGTTCAAACCGTCGAGCACATCGAATTCAACGATATCCGTAAAACAGGCCTAATGGGGAATATAGATAAAAAGAAGACGATGATGTCTGCCTTTAAGAGGAATGCCATGAAAGGAGCACCAAGCTTTCATCCGATATATACTGAAGACTTGAAGTTCAGAACGTGGAATGAAGTATTAAAGCCTGAATCCAAAGCGGTCGTATTGGCTATGATGGATACAAGTGGTTCCATGGGAGTATGGGAAAAATATATGGCAAGAAGCTTTTTCTTCTGGATGACACGTTTTTTGAGAACGAAATATGAGACCGTAGAAATTGAATTCATCGCACATCATACCGAGGCCAAAGTGGTATCAGAAGAACACTTCTTCTCGAAAGGAGAAAGCGGAGGAACCATCTGTTCATCTGCTTATCGCAAAGCGTTGGAACTCATTGATGGAAAGTACGCTCCAACCCGCTATAATATTTATCCGTTCCATTTCTCTGATGGAGATAACCTGACGTCTGATAACGTCCGGTGCGTCAAGCTTGTTGAAGAATTAATGAAAGTATCCAGCATGTTCGGATACGGTGAAGTGAACCAGTATAACCGTCACTCCACCTTGATGTCAGCCTACAAAAATATTAAAAACGACGATTTCCGTTACTACATTCTCAAACAAAAAGCCGATGTATTCCATGCCATGAAAAGTTTCTTCCACAATGAGCAGGAAAAAGCATTCGCTTGAGAAAAACCAGCCGATGAGGCTGGTTTTTCACTGTCAACTACTTATCTACTTACATATGAAAATATTAGGTTATTCTGTTCGCATAGTGCTAGAATATAGAGAGGTACTTTAAAAAACATTCTATAAGCGGTGAGGTTTATCATGACTGATGAAAAGCAAGAAATTCAACAACTAAAGAATGATATTAAAGAATTAAAAGAACAACTGAGTCAATCAGAACAGCTGATTATGGATATTTCAGCACCTATTATCCCCTCCATCGTCCCGGAAACCATCTTGATCCCCATAACCGGCAGACTTAGTCCGGAACGTTTTGAAAGGATCATCTCCAAGATATTAGACGTCTCGTACGGTGGGGAGATCAACACAATCATTGTAGATTTCTCAGCCATATCAGAAAAAGAAATCGGGGAAATGGACATCTTCGGCACCTATATCCATAACATGGCCAAGGCGATTGGATTAATGGGGATTGAAACCCTCTTCGTCGGATTTACGCCGGCCCTTACTCAAGTGATGATCAATTCAGGAGTGAGAGAGCTTAAAGGGATTAAAAGCTTCCTCACCTTCCGGACAGCTTTGCAGTATTTGATGAGGGAAAAGGAGATTGCATTCCAGAAGATAAATGAGTAAAAGAACCAGCCTGCACGGTTGGTTCTTTTTATTTGGCTCTTTTCGTAAAGTTTGTTGCTATTGTAGACACGAAAGTAATAGTTGATTTCCGCTACAGGATGCTCGCTTTCCGCGGGGCTGGCGGTGAGCCTCTTCTTCTGCGCCTCCGGGGTCTCACCTGTCTAGCTACGGGGCTTAGGGGCTCGAGGTCATAAGCCAAGTCTGCCAAAAAGGCAAAGAGCGCCTTTCCGGCAGACTCGTCTTATGCTTGTCGCCCCTGGGCAAAGCCCCTCCGCTTTTCGTACTGTTCAGCTATTCCCGTAGGAGTCGAGCATCCTGCAGCGCGAATCAACTTTCTGAGCATGAATCCTTAATCGAAAACAATTTAAACAAGCTTTTTAGCAAACAATCTCTTATAAGGTAAGTAGAGATTCATTGTCTTAATGAAGCAGAATTATTTTTTCTAGTTATTTTGTTTTCTGGTTACACCTTGAAGCTCTGTCACAAAGATCCTATTAAAGATGGTGAGGGGAACTGCGCAGACTCCTGCGGATTTTGGGCGTGCCGAGACCCCGTTCGGCTAAGCTGAGGAGGCTCGGCCGAACGCTAGCTGCAAGCGGAGCAGTTCCCCTCACCATCCAGCACACACTAATTGACAGAGCCTTGCAGAACTTATGTTAAAAACAACAATCTTTACGAAAAGAGCGTTTTATTTATATGCAAATAACCTTCATGTTTGTTCTGTGATAGGGGAAACTATCCCTATCAGACTCAAAAAGGATTTGAATAGTTCATGGTTGATTTTAAAGACTTAGGCATCGTAGCGTTAAGAATCTTTACGATACTTCCATTTATGATTTTTGTCACATTATACATGGGGAAACGTTCCATTGGGGAATTGCCGGTATTTGACTTTTTAGTGGTCCTCGTGTTTGGTTCTGTCGTAGGAGCGGATATTGCGGATCCTGACATCAAACATATCCATACTATCGTCGCAATGATTCTAATCGGCATATTACAAAAGATCTTGACCAAAATGAAAATCTCTTCACGAAAAGTAGGTAAACTGCTTTCATTTGAACCTACTGTGGTCATTGAAAACGGTCATGTTTTAAAAGAAGACTTAAAGAAAACGGGTTATACGATTGATAATATCCTGATGCTTCTTCGGGAGAAAGAAGTATTCTCATTGCAAGATGTGGAGATTGGAATCATTGAATCGAATGGGAGTTTATCGATTCATAAGATCCCCCCGAAACAAACGGTTACAGTGGAGGATGCGGGAGTGATGAAGCGGACGACCCTTGCCTTTCCTCTTATTGTAGATGGTGTATTGCATACGGGAGTTTTAGATAAATTAAACGTGGAGGAAAAATGGGTTCGGGATGAAATGAGAAAAGAGGGATTCACGGCCATCGATGAGGTATTCTATGCTTCCATCAATGTCAGAAAGGAAATTCATATCGTGAAAACATCTGATATTCATACATATCCTCATTTTTTTAATTGAGCATTCATAAAAGAAAAGAGCTGTAGGGTAGAGTATACTAAAAGTAAAAAAGGTGATCCCTGTGAAAAAGGTACTTAAATGGACTGCCATTGTTCTTCTTGCAGTTGTCCTGATAGGTGGCATTGGATTTTACTTCTGGTCAGAACAAACGTATTCAGCTACAGAAGAATTAATAAAAACAATCAAAATCGAAGAGGATCCATTAATTGAAGAAGAAAAAGACTGGCTAATTTTTAATCCCGAGAAATCTAACAGCAAGGGCCTTATTCTATATCCAGGAGCAAAGGTGGAAGTCGAGGCTTATGGGTATTTAGGGAAGTCACTTTCTGAGAAGGGGTACACAGTCGTCATTCCAAGGATGCCCCTTCATATCGCTTTTTTTGGTGTTGGTGAATCTGAAAAGATCATAAACAGTTTTGATGATGAGATCGATTGGTTTGTGTCAGGTCACTCATTGGGTGGCGTAGCGGCTGCCACATACGCTTATGATCATCAAGATAAGATAAAAGGGGTAGTATTCCTGGCATCCTATCCAACAAACTCAACTGATTTTTCTGAAAGCAATGTTCCTTTTCTAAGTATTTATGCAGAGAACGATGGGCTTACTACAGAGGATGATATTGAAAAAAGTAAAAAAATATTGCCCCAATCAACCGTCTTCCACGAAATCGAAGGGGGAAACCATGCAGGCTTCGGAATGTATGGTAAGCAAAAAGGGGATCTTGAAGCATATATTTCCCCAAGGGACCAGCAAGATGAAATCATACGGACGATGGATGAATGGTTGATGGAGCAATGATTCCATATTATGAAAGCTGTTGAGCATGACTCAACAGCTTTTTTACATGTCAAGATAAAGGAATCCTGATAGGGAAGGTAGTATATATAGAATAGAAGGAGGTTCGATTCAGATGGAATTCATCTATGTTTTAAAGCTTATCCCGCGTTTACATAATGAAGACAATTGGACAACCGAGGATGAAGAAATCGTTCAACATCACTTCCAGAGGCTGAAAGAATTCACGGAATCCGGAGTGGTGATCCTTGCGGGTAGAACTTTAAATGAAGAAGAAAATGCTTTTGGACTTGTTGTCTACGAAGCGGAAGATGAGAAGAAGGCAAAAACGTTCATGAAGGAGGATCCCGCGGTGAAAGAAGGAATTATGACAGCAGAGCTGTTTCCTTACCGAGTGGCCCTTTTGAGATAAGAAATCAATCCAGAAATAGAGTAGGAGTAGGTACGATGGAAAAGTGGATAGAAGAACTTTTTACAGAAAAATTATTGGATGAAGCCGCCTTACGATTTGGCTGTAATACTGCTCAAGCGAAGAAACTCGGAGACTTTGAAAACTATGTGTATGAGGTGCATAAGGGAGACACCCCCTATATCCTCCGCCTCACTCACAGTTCTCATCGGTCAGAAAGAGAAGTGGAAGCTGAACTGAAATGGATTAACTACTTACATAAGCACGGAGTGAATGTATCATTGGTCAATCATTCTGATAAAGGAAAGCTCGTAGAAGTCATCCAAGCAAGAGATTCGTATTTCTATGTGTGTTTGTTTGATAAAGCTCCAGGAAGTCCCGTAAAAGTGAATGATCTGTTATTCGATGAAGAACTATTTTATAAATGGGGTGAAATGACAGGACATATGCACAGGGTAACAAAGGCATACGGGCAGGATGGCATCCACCGTCTTCGCTGGGATCAGGACGATGTGCTGGACTATAAGAAATATTTATCTGAGGAAGACAGGTACATCCTTGATGCCGGACAAAAAAACATGGAGGCAATTAGAAGTTTTGTCGAAACCAAAGATACTTTTGGGCTCATTCACTCAGACATCCATCCAGGGAACTTTTTTTACCATGAGGGTGATCTTCATGTGTTTGACTTTGACGATAGTACACAGTTCTTTTTTATAAGTGACGTTGCCATTCCTTTATACTATTCCGTGTGGTGGAAACACCGTAATGAGAACTTGGATATTCGCAGCCAATTTGGTGGTAAGTTTCTCGTTTCATTTTTAAAGGGATATTTGACAGAGTGTGATTTAGAAGAAGAGTGGGTGGCAAGAATCCCCCATTTCCTGATGCTCAGGGATTTAACACTGTATTCTGTCTTTCATAAAAAGTGGGATCTTGAGAATCTATCGGAGGTTGAGGAGTCGCTTCTTTCTCAGATCAGGGACAGATTGCTCCATGATGAACCAATCGTCGATCTGGATTACGGTGAAATTATTGAAAAAGCGAGGGCAAAATGATTTGGGCACTGCTTACTACAGGTGTGATCACCGGATTATTAAGCCGTCTTATGAGGACGACCTTTAAGAGTGGATATGGGACGTCAGAGGATTTATTTGATCAGCCTGTGTATGTGAAGACATGCATTCATTGTCACAGGAAGATTCCAAAGGATTATCAAAAATCTCTTTGTCCCCATTGCGGGAAGCTGGTGGAATGATGGAAAGGTTTGAAGGAGATTTCCTTTGAGCCTTTTTTAATGGCGTTTATTTTATATGTGGAGATATATTTGTTATGATGCTAAAGACTGTTTACATACAAATTGATGAGGTGAAAAAATGGATAAAACCATTGGATTTATAGGTTGCGGAAATATGGCACAAGCGATCATGGGGGGCATACTGAGGTCTGGATTAGTGGATAAACATGCCGTTATAGCCAGTGCCAGAACTCAGGATACGCTGGATAAGGTAGCAGGGGAATTTGGAGTGGGGGTTACCAGTGATAATATAAGTGTAGCAGCCTTTTCTGATATTGTGTTTTTATCAGTGAAACCTGACCAATATCGGAGCATTATCGAATCGATAAAGGATTCCCTGAAAGAGGATGTCATCATCATTACCATTGCTGCAGGGATCACCATTGATTGGATGGAGAGTCAGCTTTCTGAATCAATGAAAATTGTCCGGACCATGCCTAATACCCCGTCTCTTGTAGGAGAAGGTATGACCGCCTATTGTGTAAATAATGAAGTAACCGAAGAAGAGCTTGTACATGTACAAGCAATTTTAAAAAGCTTCGGAAAGGCTGAAAAGGTAGAGGAAAGCTTGATGGATGCCATTCCGGCAGTAAGTGGATCTTCTCCCGCGTATGTGTTTATGTTCATAGAAGCACTGGCTGATGGAGCGGTTCTGCAAGGTATTCCCCGCAAGCAGGCCTACCAGCTCGCATCGCAGGCTGTACTTGGAGCAGCCAAAATGGTCCTTGAAACGGGCACTCATCCAGGAGAACTGAAGGATGCCGTTTGCTCACCCGGAGGAGCAACGATTGAAGCGGTATCAGCTCTGGAGAGAAACAATTTTAAAGGAGCCATTTTAACGGCTATGGAAGCTTGCAGCATTAAATCGAAGTCCTTGGGAGAGTAAAGTAGAAAGCGTTTATCTCAACCAATCCTGGAGGTCCGTCCCTCTCAACTTTATTCAAACTGCCAAAGTATGAACTGCTTTGGCAGTTTGTTGTTTATCGGGTTTGGTATTCTACTGTCAAGATGGCTGTGACGTCGATTTGTCCTGGTTGGACGGCTGTACTTTCTTCAGCGGCTTTCACAAATCCAGTTGTTACAAAGGGGGTGACTATTGGGCTTGATTGCTCTGTGATGGATTTTGGCTGGGGATTGAGCTGCTGCCCGGATTGACTCGATAATGTGAGTGCTTTTTGGTATGCCTTTTGATATGCGGAAGTAAGGGCTAACTGATAAGATTCGTTGGGATTTGAATTGACAAATTGAATGTTTTCAACCCGATTCGCTCCACTTTTAATAGCATCATCCATAATCGTACCCACTTTTTCAATATCTTTTATAGTAACGCGAAATACTTGGCGAACCTCATATCCTGTAAAAATTTGTTTCCCGTCCTCATAATTGTACTGCGGGAATACTTGATAGGTCGAGGTTTGGATATCTTTTTGTGACACACCGTTATTTAATAGTGATTGAACGACTTGAGTGGATTGTTGTTGGTTCTGGTTTTGTGCCGCTTCAAGCTCTTCATCTTTAGTGACAACACCGATCGAGACAATGGCTTGATCGGGATCCACGTAGAGCTTATGCTCACCAGTTACAGTAATCGTGCCATTGGTTTTGCCGGTTCTATAATAAGGATATGAATACATGAGAGAAATCTACACGCAAGTAAAGGATTCAATTTTATCTAAATCGATGCCGAAGTATACCCATGTGAATCCGATCCATCTCCACCCGGCAATGGAACGGCGCCCAACAAAGACAGGATAAAACCAGAAAGCATCTCTTCGTAACCAAATATACGTGTAACGGAATAAACATCTTCTGATGGCACCCGGGTCTACTGCAAAGACACTTGGTCCACCTTGTGTTCCTTGCATCACCGTTTTTTGTGGCTGGAAGTTCGGTGGTGGTCCGGGTGGTGGTTGATTTTGTCCGCCTTGCCCTCCTGCAGGTGGTGGTGAGCTTGGAGCGCCTTGTCCTCCACCAGGAAACCCTGGAAAACCACCCCCCGATCCTTGACCTCCACCAGGAAAGCCAGGGAATAGTTGTCTGTGATCATACATAGAAGAACCTCCTCATAAAGAATTCTCTTTATCATATGAGGAGGTCTAATGGGCGTGCGTGTCTAATCATTTTAACGAAGGGAGTAAATCAAGTATCCATCGCTTTTTTCATCACACTTTTTAGCGTTTCCGCAGAGTGAGCGAATTGAGTTCTTTCTTTAACATTTAACGGAAGCTCGACGACTTTCCTGATACCCTCGCCATTAATGATGGCAGGAACACCGATGTATATGTCTTCTTGATCATATTCACCTTCAAGGAGGGCAGAAACGGTTAAAATGCTATTTTCATTGTTAAAGATAGCTTTGGTAATCCTGGCAAGACCCATGGCAATGCCGTAATAGGTTGCGCCTTTCCGTTCAATGATGTGATAGGCGGCATCTCTTACATTGACGAATATGTCGTCAAGTTGTTTCTGCACGTCATCCTGGTGGAAATCAATCAACTCACTTAAATGACTCGCTCCTACAGTCGTGTGGCTCCAAACGGGAAACTCCGTATCGCCGTGTTCTCCCATAATATAAGCGTGAATATTCCGCGTATCAATATTAAAATGCTCTCCGACTAAATAACGAAGTCTGGCGGTATCAAGAATCGTTCCAGATCCAATGACTCTTTCTTTAGGCAGACCGGAAAACTTCCACGTTGCATACGTTAAGATGTCGACAGGGTTCGTCGCCACAAGGAAAATGCCGTTGAATCCACTATTCATGACGGAGTCTACAATGTTCTTAAAGATTTTCACATTCTTTTCCACCAGGTCCAGACGGGTTTCACCCGGCTGCTGGTTCGCTCCTGCCGTAATCACGACCAAATCAGCATCCTTACAGTCACTGTAATCCCCTGCAGATATTTTCATAGGAGAAGCGAAAGCAAGACCATGATTTAAATCACGTGCATCTCCATCAGCTTTCTCCTTATTCAAATCAATCATCACAAGTTCATGTGCGATTCCCTGATTGAGAAGAGCAAAGGCATAACTTGAGCCCACAAATCCTGTACCGATTAAAGCTACTTTGTTTGTACATTTGATTGTCATACGTCATCACCTATCCACGGTTTTTTTGTTTTCATGATTTAAAACTATGTTCAGTTTTTAAAGAAAGTAATGGAGTTGTAAGAGTATTAGTGAGTACATTGTGAATTCATTCACAATGTAATGATAACATGAAACACAAAGATATTCTACTCATGAATTCAACATAAAATACATAAATGTGAAGTAGTTCACAAACTTGTCTTATATCCAAGGAGGTCCGTCCCTCACGTGAAAGAAGGATTTT
Coding sequences:
- a CDS encoding L-lactate dehydrogenase, encoding MTIKCTNKVALIGTGFVGSSYAFALLNQGIAHELVMIDLNKEKADGDARDLNHGLAFASPMKISAGDYSDCKDADLVVITAGANQQPGETRLDLVEKNVKIFKNIVDSVMNSGFNGIFLVATNPVDILTYATWKFSGLPKERVIGSGTILDTARLRYLVGEHFNIDTRNIHAYIMGEHGDTEFPVWSHTTVGASHLSELIDFHQDDVQKQLDDIFVNVRDAAYHIIERKGATYYGIAMGLARITKAIFNNENSILTVSALLEGEYDQEDIYIGVPAIINGEGIRKVVELPLNVKERTQFAHSAETLKSVMKKAMDT
- a CDS encoding SIMPL domain-containing protein (The SIMPL domain is named for its presence in mouse protein SIMPL (signalling molecule that associates with mouse pelle-like kinase). Bacterial member BP26, from Brucella, was shown to assemble into a channel-like structure, while YggE from E. coli has been associated with resistance to oxidative stress.), with the translated sequence MYSYPYYRTGKTNGTITVTGEHKLYVDPDQAIVSIGVVTKDEELEAAQNQNQQQSTQVVQSLLNNGVSQKDIQTSTYQVFPQYNYEDGKQIFTGYEVRQVFRVTIKDIEKVGTIMDDAIKSGANRVENIQFVNSNPNESYQLALTSAYQKAYQKALTLSSQSGQQLNPQPKSITEQSSPIVTPFVTTGFVKAAEESTAVQPGQIDVTAILTVEYQTR
- a CDS encoding STAS domain-containing protein, whose protein sequence is MTDEKQEIQQLKNDIKELKEQLSQSEQLIMDISAPIIPSIVPETILIPITGRLSPERFERIISKILDVSYGGEINTIIVDFSAISEKEIGEMDIFGTYIHNMAKAIGLMGIETLFVGFTPALTQVMINSGVRELKGIKSFLTFRTALQYLMREKEIAFQKINE
- a CDS encoding phosphotransferase → MEKWIEELFTEKLLDEAALRFGCNTAQAKKLGDFENYVYEVHKGDTPYILRLTHSSHRSEREVEAELKWINYLHKHGVNVSLVNHSDKGKLVEVIQARDSYFYVCLFDKAPGSPVKVNDLLFDEELFYKWGEMTGHMHRVTKAYGQDGIHRLRWDQDDVLDYKKYLSEEDRYILDAGQKNMEAIRSFVETKDTFGLIHSDIHPGNFFYHEGDLHVFDFDDSTQFFFISDVAIPLYYSVWWKHRNENLDIRSQFGGKFLVSFLKGYLTECDLEEEWVARIPHFLMLRDLTLYSVFHKKWDLENLSEVEESLLSQIRDRLLHDEPIVDLDYGEIIEKARAK
- the yhbH gene encoding sporulation protein YhbH — encoded protein: MSQMDNHQFVISKEDWALHRKGHDDQQRHQEKVQDAIRNNLPDLITEENIVMSNGRDVVKIPIRSLDEYKIRYNYDKNKHVGQGDGESQVGDVIARDGSPQQQGPGKGQGAGDKAGEDYYEAEVSMLEIEEALFSQLELPNLKKKEQDVQTVEHIEFNDIRKTGLMGNIDKKKTMMSAFKRNAMKGAPSFHPIYTEDLKFRTWNEVLKPESKAVVLAMMDTSGSMGVWEKYMARSFFFWMTRFLRTKYETVEIEFIAHHTEAKVVSEEHFFSKGESGGTICSSAYRKALELIDGKYAPTRYNIYPFHFSDGDNLTSDNVRCVKLVEELMKVSSMFGYGEVNQYNRHSTLMSAYKNIKNDDFRYYILKQKADVFHAMKSFFHNEQEKAFA
- the proC gene encoding pyrroline-5-carboxylate reductase produces the protein MDKTIGFIGCGNMAQAIMGGILRSGLVDKHAVIASARTQDTLDKVAGEFGVGVTSDNISVAAFSDIVFLSVKPDQYRSIIESIKDSLKEDVIIITIAAGITIDWMESQLSESMKIVRTMPNTPSLVGEGMTAYCVNNEVTEEELVHVQAILKSFGKAEKVEESLMDAIPAVSGSSPAYVFMFIEALADGAVLQGIPRKQAYQLASQAVLGAAKMVLETGTHPGELKDAVCSPGGATIEAVSALERNNFKGAILTAMEACSIKSKSLGE
- a CDS encoding DUF421 domain-containing protein, with the protein product MVDFKDLGIVALRIFTILPFMIFVTLYMGKRSIGELPVFDFLVVLVFGSVVGADIADPDIKHIHTIVAMILIGILQKILTKMKISSRKVGKLLSFEPTVVIENGHVLKEDLKKTGYTIDNILMLLREKEVFSLQDVEIGIIESNGSLSIHKIPPKQTVTVEDAGVMKRTTLAFPLIVDGVLHTGVLDKLNVEEKWVRDEMRKEGFTAIDEVFYASINVRKEIHIVKTSDIHTYPHFFN
- a CDS encoding alpha/beta fold hydrolase; its protein translation is MKKVLKWTAIVLLAVVLIGGIGFYFWSEQTYSATEELIKTIKIEEDPLIEEEKDWLIFNPEKSNSKGLILYPGAKVEVEAYGYLGKSLSEKGYTVVIPRMPLHIAFFGVGESEKIINSFDDEIDWFVSGHSLGGVAAATYAYDHQDKIKGVVFLASYPTNSTDFSESNVPFLSIYAENDGLTTEDDIEKSKKILPQSTVFHEIEGGNHAGFGMYGKQKGDLEAYISPRDQQDEIIRTMDEWLMEQ
- a CDS encoding YciI family protein, whose amino-acid sequence is MEFIYVLKLIPRLHNEDNWTTEDEEIVQHHFQRLKEFTESGVVILAGRTLNEEENAFGLVVYEAEDEKKAKTFMKEDPAVKEGIMTAELFPYRVALLR